One Streptomyces hundungensis DNA segment encodes these proteins:
- a CDS encoding FAD binding domain-containing protein, with the protein MTTHAPQAAQSVTLPASLDEAVAALAAMPAAVPVAGGTDLMAAVNRGLLRPAGLVGLGRINEIRGWQYQDGHALLGAGLTHARMGRPDFAALIPALAAAARAAGPPQIRNAGTLGGNIASNAPTGDALPVLAALEATLVIAGPDAARREIPVSHLLAGRDMLAPAELIGYVRVPLLHAPQVFLKATGRTGPGRATASVAVVLDPARRGVRCAVGAIAPMPLRPLEAERWIASLIDWDGERAALAPEALGAFGEYVAAACIPDPAPPADGSPPPPLSPAVLHLRRTVAALARRALGRALS; encoded by the coding sequence TTGACCACGCACGCACCGCAGGCGGCGCAGTCGGTGACGCTGCCTGCCTCACTGGACGAGGCCGTGGCGGCGCTCGCGGCCATGCCTGCCGCCGTGCCCGTCGCGGGCGGCACCGATCTGATGGCGGCCGTGAACCGGGGCCTGCTGCGCCCCGCCGGCCTCGTCGGGCTCGGCCGGATCAACGAAATCCGCGGCTGGCAGTACCAGGACGGCCACGCCCTGCTCGGTGCCGGTCTCACCCACGCCCGGATGGGGCGCCCGGACTTCGCGGCGCTCATCCCGGCGCTCGCCGCCGCCGCGCGCGCCGCCGGGCCCCCGCAGATCCGCAACGCGGGCACCCTCGGCGGCAACATCGCCTCCAACGCCCCGACCGGTGACGCGCTGCCCGTACTCGCCGCGCTCGAAGCCACCCTGGTCATCGCGGGTCCGGACGCCGCCCGGCGCGAGATCCCCGTATCGCACCTGCTGGCCGGCCGGGACATGCTCGCCCCGGCCGAGTTGATCGGTTATGTCCGGGTGCCGCTGTTGCACGCCCCCCAAGTTTTCCTCAAGGCGACCGGCCGCACCGGTCCCGGCCGGGCCACCGCCTCGGTCGCCGTCGTCCTCGACCCGGCCCGGCGCGGAGTGCGCTGCGCGGTCGGCGCCATCGCGCCCATGCCGCTGCGCCCCCTGGAGGCCGAGCGCTGGATCGCCTCGCTCATCGACTGGGACGGCGAGCGCGCCGCGCTGGCCCCCGAGGCGCTCGGCGCGTTCGGCGAGTACGTGGCCGCCGCCTGCATCCCGGACCCGGCGCCACCCGCGGACGGCTCACCGCCCCCGCCGCTCTCGCCCGCCGTACTGCATCTGCGGCGCACCGTCGCCGCGTTGGCCCGACGAGCACTGGGGAGGGCGCTGTCGTGA
- a CDS encoding 2Fe-2S iron-sulfur cluster-binding protein, with amino-acid sequence MTDRNNEHEPERGHENDYGRGRENEYEYGYGRGPESENENEYGQPHQYGYGQAPRHGAWEPVPHGGEYEPDATAFVQLPPDMDMMGAPLAAPGHGYVPPMIVPLTPLAATDPGATGIWRIPTEPAEPAESSEPGDQGAPGASGAHPAPGAQTVVWPEPPAPTPLPASSAQPAHDPSATAQWHFPDEPSLAGTGQWTIPVAEGELPEESGEFTTSALIEQWGSTPPATLPGGAPAPWAHQFPEPPQEPLPDPAQEPLPVPSPEAHAPTPGHAPLAADHPANALDVHHDVRPDVHHDVHPHEAPDAPLAPDASEVPVLPGALEAPSAAHAPVVPDVHDVAEAGAMPAPASVPESRPHPQPHPASEPRPESPAAPTAPESLPEELVAVEPLAEAVPESHGMSEAAVLAELAELAGAPEAELAPGTGTGTGAETAALPGTPEPTDAPDATGTTDTPAPSGASGTDRGTDLAIDLGTDPGDATPDAEPTPAVTIAPDLEHPRASYVLRVNGADRPVTEAWVGESLLYVLRERLGLAGAKDGCSQGECGACNVQVDGRLVASCLVPAATAAGSEVRTVEGLATDGEPSDVQRALAECGAVQCGFCIPGMAMTVHDLLEGNHAPTELETRQALCGNLCRCSGYRGVLDAVKDVVAGREAAGALAEEARIPHQAPPGAGSAMPPHTHDGGMA; translated from the coding sequence GTGACCGACCGGAACAATGAGCACGAGCCCGAGCGCGGACACGAGAACGACTACGGCCGCGGACGCGAGAACGAGTACGAGTACGGGTACGGGCGCGGGCCCGAGAGCGAGAACGAGAACGAGTACGGGCAACCGCACCAGTACGGCTACGGCCAGGCGCCCCGGCACGGTGCCTGGGAGCCGGTGCCGCACGGCGGCGAGTACGAGCCCGACGCCACCGCGTTCGTCCAGCTGCCCCCGGACATGGACATGATGGGCGCCCCCCTCGCGGCGCCCGGCCACGGCTACGTACCGCCGATGATCGTGCCGCTCACCCCGCTCGCTGCGACGGACCCGGGGGCCACCGGCATCTGGCGCATCCCGACCGAACCGGCCGAGCCCGCCGAGTCGAGCGAGCCAGGCGACCAGGGCGCGCCCGGCGCGTCCGGGGCCCACCCCGCGCCCGGCGCGCAGACCGTGGTGTGGCCGGAGCCCCCCGCGCCCACGCCCCTGCCCGCGAGCTCCGCCCAGCCCGCCCACGACCCCTCCGCCACGGCCCAGTGGCACTTCCCCGACGAGCCTTCGCTCGCGGGCACCGGCCAGTGGACGATCCCGGTCGCCGAGGGTGAACTCCCGGAAGAATCGGGCGAGTTCACGACCTCCGCGCTGATCGAGCAGTGGGGTTCGACCCCGCCCGCCACCCTCCCCGGCGGCGCCCCCGCCCCCTGGGCCCACCAGTTCCCGGAGCCCCCGCAGGAGCCCCTGCCGGACCCCGCGCAGGAGCCGCTGCCGGTCCCCTCGCCCGAGGCCCATGCGCCCACGCCGGGGCACGCGCCCCTCGCGGCCGACCACCCCGCGAACGCCCTGGACGTGCACCACGACGTCCGCCCTGACGTGCACCACGACGTCCACCCTCACGAGGCCCCGGACGCCCCGCTCGCCCCGGACGCCTCAGAAGTCCCCGTACTCCCGGGAGCGCTGGAGGCGCCCTCGGCGGCGCACGCGCCGGTGGTACCGGACGTCCATGACGTGGCGGAGGCAGGCGCGATGCCCGCCCCCGCCTCCGTACCCGAGTCCCGGCCCCACCCCCAGCCCCACCCCGCGTCGGAACCGCGGCCCGAGTCCCCGGCGGCGCCGACTGCGCCGGAGTCGCTCCCCGAGGAGCTCGTCGCCGTCGAGCCCCTGGCCGAAGCCGTACCGGAATCCCACGGTATGTCCGAGGCGGCCGTATTGGCCGAGTTGGCCGAGTTGGCCGGGGCACCCGAGGCGGAGCTCGCGCCCGGAACAGGAACCGGAACCGGGGCCGAAACCGCGGCCCTCCCCGGGACCCCCGAGCCCACCGACGCCCCCGACGCGACCGGCACCACCGACACCCCCGCGCCCTCCGGGGCATCAGGAACCGACCGCGGGACCGACCTCGCAATCGACCTCGGGACCGACCCCGGCGACGCCACCCCCGATGCCGAGCCGACCCCCGCCGTCACCATCGCGCCGGACCTCGAACACCCCCGCGCCTCCTACGTGTTGCGGGTCAACGGCGCCGACCGCCCCGTGACCGAGGCCTGGGTGGGGGAGTCGCTGCTGTACGTGCTGCGCGAGCGGCTCGGGCTCGCCGGGGCCAAGGACGGCTGTTCGCAGGGCGAGTGCGGGGCGTGCAACGTCCAGGTGGACGGGCGGCTCGTCGCCTCCTGCCTGGTGCCCGCGGCGACCGCCGCCGGCAGTGAGGTGCGTACCGTCGAGGGGCTCGCCACCGACGGCGAACCCTCCGACGTGCAGCGCGCGCTGGCCGAGTGCGGCGCCGTCCAGTGCGGCTTCTGCATCCCCGGCATGGCCATGACCGTGCACGACCTCCTCGAGGGCAACCACGCCCCCACCGAGCTCGAAACGCGCCAGGCGCTCTGCGGCAACCTGTGCCGCTGCTCCGGCTACCGCGGCGTGCTCGACGCCGTGAAGGACGTGGTGGCGGGCCGCGAGGCCGCCGGTGCCCTGGCCGAAGAGGCCCGCATTCCGCACCAGGCACCCCCCGGGGCCGGCAGCGCCATGCCCCCGCACACGCACGACGGAGGCATGGCGTGA
- a CDS encoding xanthine dehydrogenase family protein molybdopterin-binding subunit: protein MSNDAATATVEGATSVAGPEQQPPAHGIGASLAPVDARAKTEGTFPYAADLWAEGLLWAAVLRAPHAYARIVSIDTAAAAAMPGVRAVVTHADVPGDPAFGRRIADRPVFAAEYVRHHGEPIAAVAADHPDTARLAAAAIAVEYEVLEPVTDPEKAFTAEPLHPDGNLIRHIPLQYGDPEVTGDVVVEGLYRIGRQDPAPIGAEAGLAVPRPDGGVELYTASTDPHGDRDAAAVCFGLEPDRVKVVVTGVPGATGDREDLGFQLPLGLLALKTGCPVKLTATREESFLGHAHRHPTLLRYRHHADAEGRLVKVEAQILLDAGAYAEASAESLAAAVAFACGPYVVPHAFVEGWAVRTNNPPSGHVRGEGAMQVCAAYEGQMDKLAAKLGIDPAELRMRNVLATGDLLPTGQTVTCPAPVAELLGAVRDFPLPTLPKDAPEDDWLLPGGPEGAGEPDAVRRGVGYALGMVHMLGAEGTDEVSTATVKVHDGVATVICAAVETGQGFTTLARQIVQETLGIEEVHVAPVDTDQPPAGPATHGRHTWVSGGAVERAAKMVRTQLLQPLAHKFGMSTELLQIADGKITSYDGVLSTTVTEAMDGKELWATAQCRPHPTEPLDETGQGDAFVGLAFCAIRAVVDVDIELGSVRVVELAVAQDVGRILNPRQLTARIEAGVTQGVGAALTENLRTVRGRIRHPDLTGYALPTALDAPDIRIVKLVEERDVVAPFGAKAASAVPVVTCPAAIASAVRAATGRPVNRLPIRPQAAVVQQG from the coding sequence GTGAGCAACGACGCAGCCACCGCGACGGTCGAAGGCGCCACCTCGGTGGCGGGGCCGGAGCAGCAGCCGCCCGCACACGGGATCGGCGCGTCGCTCGCGCCGGTCGACGCGCGGGCGAAGACGGAGGGGACCTTCCCCTACGCGGCCGACCTGTGGGCCGAGGGCCTGCTGTGGGCGGCCGTGCTGCGCGCCCCGCACGCGTACGCCCGGATCGTCTCGATCGACACCGCGGCCGCCGCCGCCATGCCGGGCGTACGGGCCGTGGTGACCCACGCCGACGTGCCGGGCGACCCGGCGTTCGGCCGCCGCATCGCCGACCGTCCCGTCTTCGCGGCCGAGTACGTACGCCACCACGGCGAGCCCATCGCCGCCGTGGCCGCCGACCACCCGGACACCGCGCGCCTGGCGGCCGCGGCGATCGCCGTTGAGTACGAGGTGCTCGAACCGGTCACCGACCCGGAGAAGGCGTTCACGGCCGAACCCCTGCACCCCGACGGCAACTTGATCCGCCACATCCCGCTCCAGTACGGCGACCCCGAGGTCACCGGCGACGTGGTGGTCGAGGGTCTGTACCGGATCGGCCGCCAGGACCCGGCCCCGATCGGCGCCGAGGCCGGCCTCGCCGTGCCGCGCCCCGACGGCGGCGTGGAGCTGTACACCGCCTCCACCGACCCGCACGGCGACCGCGACGCGGCGGCCGTCTGCTTCGGTCTGGAGCCGGATCGCGTCAAGGTCGTCGTCACCGGGGTGCCCGGCGCGACCGGTGACCGCGAGGACCTCGGCTTCCAACTCCCGCTCGGCCTGCTGGCGTTGAAGACGGGCTGCCCGGTCAAGCTGACCGCGACCCGCGAGGAGTCCTTCCTCGGCCACGCCCACCGCCACCCCACCCTGCTGCGCTACCGCCACCACGCGGACGCCGAGGGCCGCCTGGTCAAGGTCGAGGCGCAGATCCTCCTCGACGCGGGCGCCTACGCCGAGGCGTCCGCCGAATCCCTGGCCGCCGCCGTCGCGTTCGCCTGCGGGCCCTATGTCGTGCCGCACGCCTTTGTCGAGGGCTGGGCGGTGCGCACCAACAACCCGCCGTCCGGCCATGTCCGGGGCGAGGGCGCGATGCAGGTGTGCGCGGCCTACGAGGGCCAAATGGACAAGCTGGCCGCCAAGTTGGGCATCGATCCGGCCGAGCTGCGGATGCGCAACGTGCTCGCCACCGGCGACCTGCTGCCCACCGGCCAGACGGTGACCTGCCCGGCGCCGGTCGCCGAACTCCTGGGCGCGGTACGGGACTTCCCGCTCCCGACCCTCCCCAAGGACGCCCCCGAGGACGACTGGCTGCTGCCGGGCGGGCCCGAGGGCGCGGGCGAGCCGGACGCGGTGCGGCGCGGTGTCGGCTACGCGCTCGGCATGGTGCACATGCTCGGCGCGGAGGGCACCGACGAGGTCTCCACGGCCACGGTCAAGGTCCACGACGGCGTCGCCACGGTCATCTGCGCGGCCGTCGAGACCGGCCAGGGCTTCACCACGCTCGCCCGCCAGATCGTCCAGGAGACCCTGGGCATCGAAGAGGTGCACGTCGCGCCGGTCGACACCGACCAGCCCCCGGCGGGCCCCGCCACCCACGGCCGGCACACCTGGGTCTCCGGCGGCGCGGTGGAACGCGCGGCCAAGATGGTCCGCACCCAGCTGCTCCAGCCGCTTGCGCACAAGTTCGGCATGTCCACGGAGCTGCTCCAGATCGCGGACGGCAAGATCACCTCGTACGACGGCGTCCTGTCGACCACGGTCACCGAGGCGATGGACGGCAAGGAGCTGTGGGCCACCGCCCAGTGCCGCCCGCACCCCACCGAGCCGCTCGACGAGACCGGCCAGGGCGACGCGTTCGTGGGCCTCGCGTTCTGCGCGATCCGCGCCGTCGTGGACGTCGACATCGAGCTGGGCTCCGTCCGGGTCGTCGAACTCGCGGTGGCCCAGGACGTCGGCCGGATCCTCAACCCCCGCCAGTTGACGGCCCGTATCGAGGCCGGAGTGACCCAGGGCGTGGGCGCGGCCCTGACCGAGAACCTCCGTACGGTACGCGGCCGGATCCGCCACCCCGACCTCACCGGCTACGCGCTGCCGACCGCCTTGGACGCCCCCGACATCCGCATCGTGAAGCTGGTCGAGGAGCGGGACGTGGTGGCCCCCTTCGGCGCGAAGGCGGCCAGCGCCGTCCCGGTCGTGACCTGCCCGGCCGCGATCGCCTCCGCGGTCCGCGCCGCGACCGGCCGACCGGTCAACCGCCTCCCGATCCGGCCCCAGGCGGCGGTGGTCCAGCAGGGCTAG
- a CDS encoding MFS transporter yields the protein MSALEPSDVRVAGHPCAEGDEGGGILGREHRALSMGIVTVVLLIAFEATAVATAMPVAARDLDGVSLYAFAFSAYFTTSLFGMVVAGQWADRRGPLGPLGVGISGFAAGLLWSGTALNMWTFIAGRAVQGLGGGLVIVALYVVMGRAYPARLQPTMMAAFAAGWVVPSVVGPLVAGAVTEQLGWRWVFLGIPALVVFPLALALPATRRMASGPADPSAPVEPFDRRRIGLALAISVGAGLLQYAGQDLGWLSVLPFAAGVAFLGPAVAGRRALLPHGTWRAARGLPSVVLLRGITAGSFVVAESFVPLMLVTQRGLTPTMAGLSLAVGGVTWAVGSSVQARPRMEAYRERMMVVGMVLVALAIVFAPSVLVAAVPVWVVAVAWGVGCFGMGMVITSTSVLLLKLSAPHEAGANSAALQISDGLSNALLLAAGGAAFAALGGGSVSGPTGSHPGAFLAVFLPMAGVALCGTWVAGRVRVG from the coding sequence ATGAGCGCCCTTGAACCGTCCGATGTCCGCGTGGCCGGCCACCCCTGCGCCGAGGGCGACGAGGGCGGCGGCATCCTGGGGCGTGAGCATCGCGCGCTGAGCATGGGCATTGTCACCGTCGTGCTGCTCATCGCCTTCGAGGCGACCGCCGTGGCCACCGCGATGCCCGTCGCCGCGCGGGACCTCGACGGGGTGTCGCTGTACGCCTTCGCCTTCTCCGCGTACTTCACGACGAGCCTGTTCGGGATGGTCGTCGCGGGCCAGTGGGCCGACCGGCGCGGGCCGCTCGGGCCGCTCGGCGTCGGGATCAGCGGGTTCGCCGCGGGGCTGCTGTGGTCGGGGACCGCGCTGAACATGTGGACGTTCATCGCGGGCCGCGCCGTACAGGGGCTCGGCGGTGGTCTGGTGATCGTGGCCCTGTACGTGGTCATGGGCCGCGCCTACCCCGCCCGCCTCCAGCCGACGATGATGGCGGCGTTCGCGGCGGGCTGGGTCGTGCCGTCCGTGGTCGGCCCGCTCGTCGCGGGCGCGGTCACCGAACAGCTCGGCTGGCGCTGGGTGTTCCTCGGGATCCCGGCCCTCGTGGTGTTCCCGCTGGCGCTCGCGCTGCCCGCGACGCGGCGGATGGCGTCCGGCCCGGCCGATCCGTCCGCGCCCGTCGAGCCCTTCGACCGCCGCCGCATCGGCCTTGCGCTGGCGATCTCGGTGGGCGCGGGGCTCTTGCAGTACGCCGGGCAGGACCTCGGATGGCTCTCCGTGCTGCCCTTCGCGGCGGGCGTGGCCTTCCTCGGGCCGGCCGTCGCGGGCCGGCGCGCGCTCCTTCCGCACGGCACCTGGCGCGCGGCGCGCGGGCTGCCTTCCGTGGTGCTGCTGCGCGGGATCACGGCGGGGTCGTTCGTCGTGGCGGAGTCGTTCGTGCCGCTGATGCTCGTCACCCAGCGCGGGCTCACCCCCACGATGGCCGGACTCTCGCTGGCCGTCGGCGGGGTCACCTGGGCGGTGGGTTCCTCCGTCCAGGCGCGGCCCCGCATGGAGGCGTACCGGGAACGGATGATGGTCGTCGGCATGGTCCTGGTGGCGCTCGCGATCGTGTTCGCGCCGAGCGTGCTGGTCGCGGCGGTGCCGGTGTGGGTGGTGGCGGTGGCGTGGGGCGTCGGCTGTTTCGGCATGGGCATGGTCATCACCTCGACGAGCGTGCTGCTCCTGAAGCTCTCGGCGCCCCACGAGGCGGGCGCGAACTCCGCCGCGCTCCAGATCTCGGACGGGCTGTCCAACGCGCTGCTGCTGGCGGCGGGAGGCGCGGCGTTCGCGGCGCTCGGAGGTGGCTCGGTGTCGGGTCCGACGGGTTCGCACCCGGGTGCCTTCCTGGCGGTGTTCCTGCCGATGGCGGGGGTGGCGCTGTGTGGGACGTGGGTGGCGGGGCGGGTACGGGTGGGCTGA
- a CDS encoding DEAD/DEAH box helicase, with product MPVIPYTESPEPETVTTTASHHLSPAFPGRAPWGTANKLRAWQQGALERYVQEQPRDFLAVATPGAGKTTFALTLASWLLHHHVVQQITVVAPTEHLKKQWADAAARVGIKLDPDYSAGPLSREYHGVAVTYAGVGVRPMLHRNRCEQRKTLVILDEIHHAGDSKSWGEACLEAFDPATRRLALTGTPFRSDTNPIPFVTYEEGNDGIRRSSADYTYGYGNALADGVVRPVIFMSYSGNMRWRTKAGDEIAARLGEPMTKDAISQAWRTALDPRGDWMPNVLRAADQRLTEVRKAIPDAGALVIASDQDSARAYAKLIREITGSKATVVLSDDTGASKRIDEFAEGDDRWMVAVRMVSEGVDVPRLAVGVYATTISTPLFFAQAVGRFVRSRRRGETASVFLPTIPMLLGFANEMEVERDHVLDKPKKDGEEEDPYAESEQEMDEANREQDEDTGDDMLPFEALESDAVFDRVMYNGAEFGMQAHPGSEEEQDYLGIPGLLEPDQVQMLLQKRQARQIAHSRQKPAEQADLLEMPAERRPVVSHKELLELRKSLNTMVGAYVHQSGKPHGVIHTELRRVCGGPPSAEATAGQLRERIKKVQEWATRMK from the coding sequence ATGCCCGTGATCCCGTACACCGAGAGCCCCGAACCGGAGACCGTGACTACTACCGCCTCCCACCACCTCTCACCCGCCTTCCCCGGCCGCGCCCCCTGGGGCACCGCCAACAAGCTGAGAGCCTGGCAGCAGGGTGCCCTGGAGAGGTATGTCCAGGAGCAGCCGCGCGACTTCCTCGCCGTCGCGACGCCCGGCGCCGGCAAGACGACCTTCGCGCTCACGCTCGCGTCGTGGCTGCTGCACCACCACGTGGTGCAGCAGATCACCGTGGTCGCGCCGACCGAGCACCTCAAGAAGCAGTGGGCGGACGCCGCGGCCCGGGTCGGCATCAAGCTCGACCCGGACTACAGCGCCGGGCCGCTCAGCAGGGAGTACCACGGCGTCGCCGTCACCTACGCCGGTGTGGGCGTACGCCCGATGCTGCACCGCAACCGGTGCGAGCAGCGCAAGACCCTGGTCATTCTCGACGAGATCCACCACGCCGGTGACTCCAAGTCGTGGGGCGAGGCCTGCCTGGAGGCGTTCGACCCGGCCACCCGGCGGCTCGCGCTCACCGGCACCCCGTTCCGGTCGGACACCAACCCCATCCCCTTCGTCACGTACGAGGAGGGCAACGACGGCATCCGGCGCTCCTCCGCCGACTACACCTACGGATACGGCAACGCCCTCGCCGACGGTGTCGTGCGGCCGGTCATATTCATGAGCTACAGCGGCAACATGCGCTGGCGCACCAAGGCCGGCGACGAGATCGCGGCGCGGCTCGGCGAGCCCATGACCAAGGACGCCATCTCGCAGGCCTGGCGCACCGCGCTCGACCCGCGCGGCGACTGGATGCCCAATGTGCTGCGCGCCGCCGACCAGCGCCTGACCGAGGTCAGGAAGGCCATCCCGGACGCCGGCGCGCTCGTCATCGCCTCCGACCAGGACTCCGCCCGCGCCTACGCCAAACTGATCCGCGAGATCACCGGCTCCAAGGCGACCGTCGTGCTGTCCGACGACACCGGCGCCTCCAAGCGGATCGACGAGTTCGCCGAGGGCGACGACCGGTGGATGGTCGCCGTGCGCATGGTGTCGGAGGGCGTCGACGTGCCGCGCCTCGCCGTCGGGGTGTACGCCACCACCATTTCCACCCCGCTGTTCTTCGCCCAGGCCGTCGGCCGCTTCGTGCGTTCACGGCGGCGCGGCGAGACCGCTTCCGTTTTCCTGCCCACCATTCCGATGCTCCTCGGCTTCGCCAACGAGATGGAGGTCGAGCGCGACCACGTGCTCGACAAGCCGAAGAAGGACGGCGAGGAAGAAGACCCCTACGCCGAGTCCGAACAGGAAATGGACGAGGCGAACAGGGAGCAGGACGAGGACACCGGGGACGACATGCTCCCCTTCGAGGCCCTCGAATCCGACGCCGTTTTCGACCGGGTCATGTACAACGGCGCCGAATTCGGCATGCAGGCCCACCCGGGGAGCGAGGAGGAGCAGGACTATCTCGGCATTCCCGGGCTCCTCGAACCCGACCAGGTGCAGATGCTGCTCCAGAAGCGGCAGGCCCGGCAGATCGCGCACAGCCGCCAGAAGCCGGCCGAGCAGGCCGATCTCCTCGAAATGCCGGCCGAGCGGCGCCCCGTCGTCTCGCACAAGGAACTGCTCGAACTGCGCAAGTCGCTCAACACGATGGTCGGCGCCTACGTCCACCAGAGCGGCAAGCCGCACGGCGTCATCCACACCGAGCTGCGCCGGGTGTGCGGCGGTCCGCCGAGCGCGGAGGCCACGGCGGGACAGCTCCGCGAGCGGATCAAGAAGGTCCAGGAGTGGGCGACCCGCATGAAGTAG